A single region of the Rhizobium binae genome encodes:
- a CDS encoding two-component system sensor histidine kinase MctS — MTLRHQIIALAIVPLVISILAITTFITWQSANLAKNSIDTFEQNMLKTKEAEILNLTNLALSAIQTIYDKAGADDEAAKQQVAAILTSLDYGKDGYFFVYDYDGNNIVHPRQSFRHGHNWLDLTDPDGDKVIAELIATAKAGGGLHQYKWQKPSTGQIADKLSFVVSLDKWQWVVGTGVYLDDVFAQSAAANKVMRANIRRTFVIVALIAVPSVLVVFTTCMLLTFHERRMADSRLKELTQRVIDTQEEERTRLARELHDGISQTLLGVRYAMDLAGRKVRTNVDDAALTIERGVEALNGAIKEIRLLSHDLRPRVLDDLGLTAALEALCHHFAERTGIETEIDASGFAGMLKAEASTALYRVAQEAFNNVERHSGASKLSVKLWSDGGRARMTISDNGTGFDGASGGSGLGLRNMQERMAHFRGLLLINSSETGTTLTAMMPRSANIAAGKQAEAA, encoded by the coding sequence TTGACGCTACGACACCAGATCATCGCATTGGCGATCGTTCCGCTCGTCATCTCGATCCTCGCGATCACCACCTTCATCACCTGGCAATCGGCAAACCTTGCCAAGAACAGCATCGACACGTTCGAGCAGAACATGCTGAAGACCAAGGAAGCCGAGATCCTCAATCTGACCAATCTTGCCCTATCCGCCATCCAGACGATCTATGACAAGGCCGGGGCCGACGACGAAGCCGCCAAGCAGCAGGTGGCGGCGATCCTGACCTCGCTCGACTACGGCAAGGACGGCTATTTCTTCGTCTATGATTACGACGGCAACAATATCGTCCATCCCCGCCAGAGTTTCCGGCATGGGCACAATTGGCTCGATCTCACCGATCCGGATGGCGATAAGGTCATTGCCGAACTGATCGCCACGGCAAAGGCCGGCGGCGGCCTGCACCAGTACAAATGGCAGAAACCATCGACCGGGCAGATCGCCGACAAGCTCTCCTTCGTCGTCAGCCTCGACAAATGGCAATGGGTCGTCGGCACCGGCGTCTATCTGGATGACGTCTTTGCCCAGAGCGCCGCCGCCAACAAGGTAATGCGCGCCAACATCAGGCGGACCTTCGTCATCGTTGCACTGATCGCCGTGCCTTCGGTGCTGGTGGTGTTCACCACCTGCATGCTGCTGACCTTCCATGAGCGCCGCATGGCCGACAGCCGGCTGAAGGAGTTGACGCAGCGGGTCATCGACACCCAGGAAGAAGAGCGCACACGGCTGGCGCGCGAGCTGCATGACGGCATCTCCCAGACCCTCCTCGGCGTGCGTTATGCGATGGATCTCGCCGGCCGCAAGGTCAGGACCAATGTCGACGATGCGGCGCTGACCATCGAGCGCGGCGTCGAGGCGCTGAACGGCGCGATCAAGGAAATCCGGCTGCTGTCGCATGATCTGCGCCCCCGCGTACTCGACGATCTCGGCCTGACGGCTGCGCTGGAGGCACTGTGTCATCACTTTGCCGAACGCACGGGGATCGAGACGGAGATCGACGCCTCGGGCTTTGCCGGCATGCTGAAGGCGGAAGCCAGTACCGCCCTTTATCGCGTCGCCCAGGAGGCCTTCAACAATGTCGAGCGGCATTCGGGCGCCTCGAAGCTTTCGGTCAAGCTTTGGAGCGACGGCGGCCGCGCCCGCATGACCATCTCCGACAACGGCACCGGCTTCGATGGCGCGTCCGGCGGCTCAGGCCTCGGCCTGCGCAACATGCAGGAGCGGATGGCGCACTTCCGGGGCCTGCTCCTCATCAACAGCAGCGAGACCGGCACGACGCTGACGGCGATGATGCCGAGATCGGCCAATATTGCCGCCGGCAAGCAGGCGGAAGCCGCATGA
- a CDS encoding Lrp/AsnC family transcriptional regulator — MEQLDRFDRDILDIVQRDCQLKAEAIAERIGLSVSAVQRRLKRLREEGIIKAEVAVLDRKATGTSMVFIVGMEIERDNYDALAKFRVWAEKQDHIQQVYYVTGAVDLIAIVTARDVEHYDDIAALIMADNPQIRRMHTNVVLRDVKLGLFVPLE, encoded by the coding sequence ATGGAACAACTGGATCGTTTTGACCGCGACATTCTCGATATCGTTCAGCGCGACTGCCAGCTGAAGGCGGAAGCGATTGCCGAGCGGATCGGCCTATCCGTCTCGGCCGTGCAGCGGCGGTTGAAGCGGCTGCGCGAGGAGGGGATTATCAAAGCGGAGGTCGCCGTCCTCGACCGGAAGGCAACGGGAACGTCGATGGTGTTCATCGTCGGAATGGAGATCGAGCGGGACAATTACGACGCGCTGGCGAAATTCCGCGTCTGGGCGGAGAAGCAGGATCATATCCAGCAGGTCTATTACGTCACCGGCGCGGTCGATCTGATCGCGATCGTCACCGCCCGGGATGTCGAGCATTATGACGACATCGCCGCCCTGATCATGGCTGACAATCCGCAGATCCGGCGCATGCACACCAATGTCGTGCTGCGCGACGTCAAGCTCGGCCTGTTCGTGCCGCTGGAATAG
- a CDS encoding ABC transporter ATP-binding protein, which translates to MSDQPFPALRVEDLHKSFGSQQVLKGISTEARKSDVISIIGSSGSGKSTFLRCINFLETPDRGSIAVNGEEVALKTGRGGRLQPQSWRQVERLRTGLGMVFQSFNLWAHRTVLENVIEAPVHVMGVSRREAIEKAEALLHKVGLFDKRDAYPAFLSGGQQQRAAIARALCVDPAVMLFDEPTSALDPELVGEVLKVIRDLADEGRTMLIVTHEMRFARDVSSRVLFLHQGRIEEEGPPEQVFGAPVSARCREFTRLSAH; encoded by the coding sequence ATGTCGGACCAACCCTTTCCTGCTCTTCGCGTCGAAGATCTCCACAAAAGCTTCGGCTCGCAACAGGTTCTCAAGGGTATCTCGACCGAGGCCCGCAAGTCGGATGTCATCTCCATTATCGGCTCGTCGGGTTCTGGCAAGAGCACCTTCCTCAGATGCATCAATTTCCTGGAAACGCCGGATCGCGGGAGCATCGCCGTAAACGGCGAAGAGGTCGCGCTCAAAACCGGCCGCGGCGGGCGGCTGCAGCCGCAAAGCTGGCGGCAGGTCGAGCGTCTGCGAACCGGACTTGGCATGGTCTTTCAGAGCTTCAATCTCTGGGCTCATCGCACCGTGCTCGAAAACGTCATCGAGGCGCCGGTGCATGTCATGGGCGTTTCCAGGCGCGAAGCGATCGAAAAGGCGGAAGCCCTGCTGCACAAGGTCGGGCTCTTCGACAAGCGCGACGCCTATCCCGCCTTTCTCTCCGGCGGCCAGCAGCAGCGCGCGGCAATCGCAAGGGCGCTCTGCGTCGATCCCGCCGTCATGCTGTTCGACGAGCCGACATCGGCGCTCGATCCGGAACTGGTCGGCGAGGTCCTCAAGGTCATCCGCGATCTCGCGGATGAAGGTCGGACCATGCTGATCGTCACGCATGAAATGCGTTTCGCCCGCGATGTTTCGAGCCGCGTCCTCTTCCTGCATCAGGGGCGGATCGAAGAGGAAGGGCCGCCCGAGCAAGTTTTCGGGGCGCCGGTCAGCGCCCGCTGCCGGGAATTTACCCGTCTCAGCGCCCACTGA
- a CDS encoding transporter substrate-binding domain-containing protein: MKLLPTLFAGAALALSAVAAQAEVRFGVMNESYPPFFAKDASGEWQGWEIDLMNAVCAEIKEKCSIVEISWDGLIPALESKKFDVIWSSMSNTAERSKVIDFTDKYYNTPSTLIGPKDQKPGATAEDVKGKTIGIQVSTIQSEYYKKYFAEAAEEKTYQTLDEAFQDLASGRIDYVFGDSLALDAFLKSDGGRDCCAKMGDVADDKEILGAGVSGGLRKEDTELKAKLNAAIAAVRANGQYDAITKKYFDFDIYGAK; the protein is encoded by the coding sequence ATGAAACTGCTCCCTACGCTTTTTGCCGGCGCGGCCCTTGCGCTTTCGGCGGTCGCCGCGCAGGCCGAAGTCCGCTTCGGCGTCATGAACGAATCCTATCCGCCCTTCTTCGCCAAGGATGCGTCGGGTGAGTGGCAGGGATGGGAAATCGACTTGATGAACGCCGTCTGCGCAGAGATAAAGGAAAAATGCTCGATCGTCGAGATTTCCTGGGACGGGCTCATTCCGGCGCTTGAGAGCAAGAAGTTCGACGTGATCTGGTCGTCGATGTCGAACACCGCCGAGCGCTCGAAGGTGATCGATTTCACCGACAAATATTACAACACTCCGAGCACCCTGATCGGTCCCAAGGACCAGAAGCCGGGCGCCACGGCCGAAGACGTTAAGGGCAAGACCATCGGTATCCAGGTGTCGACGATCCAGTCGGAATATTACAAGAAGTATTTCGCCGAGGCTGCCGAGGAGAAGACCTACCAGACGCTAGACGAGGCGTTCCAGGACTTGGCTTCCGGCCGCATTGACTACGTCTTCGGTGATTCCCTGGCGCTCGACGCATTCCTGAAAAGCGACGGCGGCAGGGATTGCTGCGCCAAGATGGGCGATGTCGCCGACGACAAGGAGATTCTCGGCGCCGGCGTCTCGGGCGGTCTGCGCAAGGAAGACACGGAGCTGAAAGCCAAGCTGAATGCGGCGATTGCCGCCGTTCGCGCCAACGGCCAGTATGACGCCATCACCAAGAAGTACTTCGACTTCGACATCTACGGCGCGAAGTAA
- a CDS encoding ABC transporter permease, with protein MAAAQQGILDLLSPYPPGWGGVLLTGAVSTVAISACAFAIGLLLGTGGALGKLSGNRALRLVLDLYTTVIRAVPELILIVGLYYAGTDGLNRLLAAMDLPPVEVNGFVAAVAVLGFVQGAYMTEVLRGAILAIPTGQIEAAKAFGMGPVLRFRRVLLPALLPNALPGLANLWMSVTKDSALVAVVGYQELALATRLAGASTKHYFVFFLASALLYLAITLVSNVAFKLIEGRVRRGQPRLA; from the coding sequence ATGGCGGCTGCGCAACAAGGCATTCTGGACCTGCTGTCTCCCTATCCTCCGGGATGGGGCGGCGTTCTCTTGACAGGTGCAGTCTCCACGGTCGCCATCTCGGCCTGTGCCTTCGCCATCGGCCTGCTGCTCGGCACCGGCGGCGCGCTCGGAAAGCTTTCGGGCAATCGCGCGCTCCGCCTCGTGCTCGATCTCTACACCACTGTCATCCGCGCGGTTCCCGAGCTGATCCTGATCGTCGGCCTCTATTATGCCGGCACCGACGGCCTCAACCGGCTGCTGGCTGCGATGGACCTGCCGCCGGTCGAAGTGAACGGCTTCGTCGCCGCCGTTGCCGTCCTCGGCTTCGTACAGGGCGCCTATATGACCGAGGTGCTGCGCGGCGCGATCCTCGCCATTCCCACCGGCCAGATCGAGGCGGCCAAGGCCTTCGGCATGGGGCCGGTGCTGCGGTTTCGCCGCGTCCTGCTGCCGGCGCTTTTGCCGAACGCGCTGCCCGGGCTTGCCAATCTGTGGATGTCGGTCACCAAGGACAGCGCGCTCGTCGCCGTCGTCGGCTACCAGGAACTGGCGCTCGCCACTCGGCTTGCCGGTGCAAGCACCAAGCATTACTTCGTCTTCTTCCTCGCCTCGGCCCTTCTTTACCTCGCCATCACGCTCGTTTCCAACGTTGCCTTCAAGTTGATCGAGGGACGGGTGCGACGCGGACAGCCTCGTCTTGCCTGA
- a CDS encoding ABC transporter permease: protein MSFAWISSYWPLLLTGAWQTVSLLVISVVFGFIIAIGLAFAQVSGGRLTRLLARGYCTFFRGTPLLIQLWLLYYGVGSLLPMVPGIRQSLFWPILREGFFFAAVSFTLNYAAYEAEVLRGALLAVPKGELEAGRAFGLSPWKLTRRIWLPRAIRIALPTIAGEIVMQLKATPLAFTVTVMDLYAVANKVRQDTLLVYEPLLVVTLFYLALTAVIARVFRGLEAQVPVRR, encoded by the coding sequence ATGAGCTTCGCCTGGATCTCTTCCTATTGGCCGCTTCTTCTGACCGGCGCCTGGCAGACTGTGTCGCTGTTGGTCATTTCGGTTGTGTTTGGCTTCATCATCGCGATCGGTCTTGCCTTCGCGCAGGTCAGCGGCGGCAGGCTGACACGGCTTCTCGCCCGCGGCTACTGCACCTTCTTCCGCGGCACGCCGCTGCTGATCCAGCTCTGGCTCCTCTATTATGGCGTCGGCTCGCTGCTGCCGATGGTTCCCGGCATCCGCCAGAGCCTGTTCTGGCCGATCCTGCGCGAAGGCTTCTTCTTCGCTGCGGTCAGCTTCACGCTGAACTATGCCGCCTATGAGGCGGAGGTGCTGCGCGGCGCCCTGCTCGCCGTTCCCAAAGGCGAACTCGAAGCCGGCCGGGCCTTCGGCCTGTCGCCGTGGAAGCTGACCCGCCGCATCTGGCTGCCGCGCGCCATCCGCATCGCACTGCCGACGATTGCCGGCGAGATCGTCATGCAGCTGAAGGCGACGCCGCTCGCCTTCACGGTGACGGTGATGGATCTCTATGCCGTGGCTAACAAGGTTCGCCAGGACACGCTGCTCGTCTACGAGCCGCTGCTTGTCGTCACCCTTTTCTATCTCGCCCTGACCGCCGTCATCGCCCGCGTCTTTCGAGGTCTCGAAGCGCAGGTGCCGGTGCGGCGTTAG
- a CDS encoding homocysteine S-methyltransferase family protein translates to MSTTRILDGGMSRELLRLGAELKQPEWSALALINSPDIVREVHQEFIAAGSEIITTNSYALVPFHIGEERFQTEGAALIRLAGRLAREAADSAAGRKVLVAGSLPPIFGSYEPQNFQPERVQDYLKVLVENLAPFVDIWLGETLSLVAEAEAVREAVAASGKPFWISFTLADDKSDIESGEPKLRSGESVEAAAFWAVSSGAEAFLFNCSKPEVMQRAVETAAQTFRKAAAQIEIGVYANAFEGEQGASAANEGLHETRDDLNDAAYSRFACSWAEAGATIIGGCCGIGAAHIHRLGKMLRS, encoded by the coding sequence ATGAGCACGACACGAATCCTCGATGGCGGCATGAGCCGCGAACTGCTGCGGCTCGGCGCCGAGTTGAAACAGCCGGAATGGTCGGCCCTGGCGCTGATCAATTCGCCGGATATCGTCCGCGAGGTGCATCAGGAATTCATCGCCGCCGGCTCTGAGATCATTACAACGAACAGCTATGCGCTGGTGCCCTTCCATATCGGCGAGGAACGGTTTCAGACGGAGGGCGCAGCACTAATCCGTCTTGCCGGCCGCCTGGCGCGTGAGGCGGCCGATTCCGCTGCCGGTCGCAAGGTGCTGGTCGCCGGTTCGCTGCCGCCGATCTTCGGTTCCTACGAGCCGCAGAATTTTCAGCCTGAGCGGGTGCAGGACTATCTCAAGGTCTTGGTCGAAAACCTCGCCCCCTTCGTCGACATATGGCTCGGCGAGACGCTGAGTCTGGTCGCCGAGGCCGAGGCCGTCCGCGAGGCGGTGGCGGCATCGGGCAAACCCTTCTGGATTTCCTTCACGCTGGCCGATGACAAGTCGGATATCGAAAGCGGCGAGCCGAAGCTTCGTTCCGGCGAAAGCGTCGAGGCGGCGGCATTCTGGGCGGTGTCGTCGGGTGCTGAGGCCTTCCTGTTCAACTGCAGCAAGCCCGAGGTCATGCAGCGCGCCGTCGAGACGGCCGCCCAGACGTTTCGGAAGGCGGCCGCCCAGATCGAAATCGGCGTCTATGCCAATGCCTTCGAAGGGGAACAGGGCGCATCGGCCGCCAATGAAGGCCTGCACGAGACGCGCGACGATCTGAACGATGCCGCCTATTCGCGCTTTGCCTGCTCTTGGGCCGAAGCTGGTGCCACGATCATCGGCGGCTGCTGCGGCATCGGCGCTGCCCATATCCATCGCCTCGGCAAGATGCTTCGAAGCTGA
- a CDS encoding MarR family winged helix-turn-helix transcriptional regulator, whose protein sequence is MKKIPPPLRQEDYEALADLRFALRQFMDFSASAAQSEGLPVQQHQALLAIKGQRGAEAMTIGMLAERLIIAPHTATELVGRLSDAGLVERHADPTDRRRQTILLTERADELLTRLSAVHLSEIRVMAPKLIEILLELQKTAPKAE, encoded by the coding sequence GTGAAGAAAATCCCGCCGCCGCTGAGACAGGAGGATTACGAGGCGCTCGCCGACCTCAGATTCGCGCTTCGCCAGTTCATGGACTTCAGCGCCTCAGCCGCCCAGTCGGAAGGATTGCCCGTCCAGCAGCATCAGGCGCTGCTGGCGATCAAGGGACAACGCGGCGCTGAAGCGATGACCATCGGCATGCTGGCGGAGCGGCTGATCATCGCGCCACATACGGCAACCGAACTCGTCGGACGACTGTCGGATGCCGGGCTCGTCGAACGCCATGCCGACCCGACCGACAGGCGCCGCCAGACGATCCTTCTGACCGAGAGGGCCGACGAGCTTCTGACGAGGTTGAGCGCCGTCCACCTGTCAGAGATCAGGGTGATGGCGCCGAAACTGATCGAGATTCTGCTCGAGCTTCAGAAGACGGCGCCGAAGGCGGAATAA
- a CDS encoding chloride channel protein, whose translation MAQHQPSNRPHDFTGGLSRREAGDFTTDRRVLVLVGMAVIVGTSGAFAAWCLVSLIALVTNVVWFGEIGIEPASLAAVPRSLWVVLVPPLGGLAIGLMARFGSEKIRGHGIPEAIEAILIGGSRMSPKVAVLKPLSSAISIGTGGPFGAEGPIIMTGGAIGSLFAQFFHMSAAERKTLLVAGAAAGMTAIFGSPIAAVMLAVELLLFEWKPRSFIPVAVAACVSICWRPLLFGVGPLFPTHFQVTLPWWGILACAAMGIISGLQSGLLTTLLYRIEDLFEALPIHWMWWPTLGGLVIGLGGLIEPRAMGVGYDIIDSLLNNRLLAPAVLSILLVKTIIWLFALSSGTSGGVLAPLLIFGGALGWLVGLVMPGNDPGFWALLGMAAMMGGTMRAPLTGTFFAMEITGDVGALVPLLATTVVAYAVTVLLLRRSILTEKIARRGQHISREYGVDPFELSRAREIMITDVDTLPVAMTVGETCDFFVSEQKTHRIYPVVDAQGKLAGIVSRADALLWQGKPDLAAQTLGETVTDDSVPAGHPDDTVAFIADLMLSTDNGRIPIIDPASGRLCGLIARKDLLRLRSSLRSAELDRRPYLAAGPRSKLR comes from the coding sequence ATGGCGCAGCATCAACCAAGCAACCGGCCGCATGATTTCACCGGCGGTCTCTCCCGGCGCGAGGCCGGTGATTTCACCACCGACAGGCGGGTCCTCGTGCTGGTCGGAATGGCCGTCATCGTCGGCACATCAGGCGCCTTTGCGGCGTGGTGCCTCGTCAGCCTGATTGCGCTGGTGACGAATGTCGTCTGGTTCGGAGAGATCGGCATCGAGCCGGCTTCCCTGGCGGCCGTGCCGCGGTCGCTCTGGGTGGTGCTGGTACCGCCGCTCGGCGGGCTCGCCATTGGCCTGATGGCCCGTTTCGGGTCGGAAAAAATCCGCGGCCACGGCATTCCGGAGGCGATCGAAGCCATTCTGATCGGCGGCAGCCGGATGTCGCCGAAAGTTGCGGTCCTGAAGCCGCTATCCTCGGCGATCTCGATCGGAACCGGCGGCCCGTTCGGCGCCGAGGGGCCGATCATCATGACCGGAGGGGCGATCGGATCGCTGTTCGCCCAGTTCTTTCACATGAGCGCCGCCGAGCGCAAGACGCTGCTCGTCGCGGGTGCCGCCGCCGGCATGACGGCGATTTTCGGCTCGCCGATCGCCGCGGTCATGCTGGCGGTTGAACTGCTGCTGTTCGAATGGAAACCGCGCAGCTTCATTCCCGTCGCCGTCGCCGCATGCGTGTCGATCTGCTGGCGCCCGCTGCTCTTCGGCGTCGGTCCGCTGTTCCCGACGCATTTCCAGGTCACCTTGCCCTGGTGGGGGATTCTTGCCTGTGCGGCGATGGGCATCATTTCTGGGCTGCAGTCGGGGCTGCTGACGACGCTGCTCTACAGGATCGAGGATCTGTTCGAGGCACTGCCGATCCACTGGATGTGGTGGCCGACGCTCGGCGGTCTCGTCATCGGCCTCGGCGGCCTTATCGAACCCAGGGCGATGGGTGTCGGCTACGACATCATCGACAGCCTGCTCAACAACCGGCTGCTTGCGCCGGCGGTACTGTCGATCCTCTTGGTGAAGACGATCATCTGGCTGTTTGCCCTGTCGTCGGGCACCTCGGGCGGTGTGCTCGCGCCGCTTCTCATCTTCGGGGGCGCTCTCGGCTGGCTGGTCGGGCTTGTCATGCCTGGCAATGATCCCGGCTTCTGGGCGCTGCTTGGAATGGCGGCGATGATGGGCGGAACCATGCGCGCGCCGCTGACGGGCACCTTCTTCGCGATGGAGATCACTGGCGACGTCGGCGCACTGGTTCCCCTGCTCGCCACAACGGTGGTGGCCTATGCCGTCACGGTGCTGCTGTTGCGCCGCTCGATCCTCACCGAAAAGATCGCGCGCCGCGGGCAGCACATCTCCCGCGAATATGGCGTCGATCCTTTCGAGCTCTCCCGGGCAAGGGAAATTATGATCACCGATGTCGACACGCTTCCCGTTGCCATGACGGTGGGCGAGACCTGCGATTTCTTCGTCTCCGAGCAGAAGACGCACCGGATCTACCCGGTGGTCGATGCTCAGGGAAAACTGGCCGGTATCGTCTCGCGGGCCGATGCCCTGCTCTGGCAGGGCAAGCCCGACCTCGCCGCCCAGACGCTTGGCGAAACCGTCACGGATGATTCCGTTCCCGCCGGGCACCCTGACGATACCGTTGCCTTCATTGCCGATCTGATGCTGTCGACCGACAATGGCCGTATCCCGATCATCGATCCGGCATCGGGCAGACTGTGCGGCCTGATCGCCCGAAAGGATCTGCTGCGGCTGCGAAGTTCCTTAAGGTCCGCGGAACTGGACCGGCGGCCCTATCTTGCTGCTGGTCCGAGGAGCAAGTTGCGGTAG